A genomic stretch from Streptococcus oralis includes:
- a CDS encoding ACT domain-containing protein — MKAIITVVGKDKAGIVAGVSTKIAELGLNIDDISQTVLDEYFTMMAVVSSDEKQDFTSLRNEFETFGQTLNVKINIQSAAIFDAMYNI; from the coding sequence ATGAAGGCTATTATTACAGTGGTTGGTAAGGATAAGGCTGGAATTGTCGCAGGTGTGTCTACTAAGATTGCAGAGTTGGGATTGAATATTGACGATATTTCTCAAACAGTCTTGGATGAATATTTTACCATGATGGCAGTCGTATCAAGTGATGAAAAACAAGATTTTACCTCTCTCAGAAATGAGTTTGAAACTTTCGGTCAGACCTTGAATGTTAAAATCAATATTCAAAGTGCAGCGATTTTTGATGCTATGTACAATATCTAG
- a CDS encoding PFL family protein codes for MDIRQVTETIAMIEEQNFDIRTITMGISLLDCIDPDIERAAEKIYQKITTKATNLVAVGDEIAAELGIPIVNKRVSVTPISLIGAATDATNYVVLAKALDKAAKEIGVDFIGGFSALVQKGYQKGDEILINSIPRALAETDKVCSSVNIGSTKSGINMTAVADMGRIIKETAALSDMGAAKLVVFANAVEDNPFMAGAFHGVGEADVIINVGVSGPGVVKRALEKVRGQSFDVVAETVKKTAFKITRIGQLVGQMASERLGVDFGIVDLSLAPTPAVGDSVARVLEEMGLETVGTHGTTAALALLNDQVKKGGVMACNQVGGLSGAFIPVSEDEGMIAAVQNGSLNLEKLEAMTAICSVGLDMIAIPEDTPAETIAAMIADEAAIGVINMKTTAVRIIPKGKEGDMIEFGGLLGTAPVMKVNGASSVDFISRGGQIPAPIHSFKN; via the coding sequence ATGGATATTAGACAAGTTACTGAAACCATTGCCATGATCGAAGAGCAGAACTTTGATATCAGAACCATTACCATGGGCATTTCCCTTTTGGACTGTATTGATCCAGACATCGAACGTGCTGCTGAAAAAATTTACCAAAAAATCACAACTAAAGCTACAAATCTAGTGGCTGTAGGAGATGAAATTGCTGCAGAACTTGGGATTCCTATTGTTAATAAACGAGTATCGGTGACTCCGATTTCTCTGATTGGGGCGGCAACTGATGCGACGAACTATGTCGTTTTGGCAAAGGCACTTGACAAGGCTGCCAAGGAGATTGGTGTTGACTTTATCGGTGGTTTTTCGGCCTTGGTACAAAAGGGCTACCAAAAAGGAGATGAGATTCTCATCAATTCTATCCCGCGTGCTCTAGCTGAGACAGACAAGGTTTGTTCGTCTGTCAATATCGGCTCGACCAAGTCAGGTATCAACATGACTGCGGTCGCTGATATGGGACGCATCATCAAGGAAACAGCTGCGCTATCAGATATGGGTGCGGCCAAGTTAGTCGTATTTGCTAATGCTGTTGAGGATAATCCTTTTATGGCGGGAGCCTTCCACGGTGTCGGTGAAGCAGATGTTATCATCAATGTCGGGGTTTCGGGTCCGGGAGTTGTCAAGCGTGCCTTAGAAAAAGTTCGTGGACAGAGCTTTGATGTAGTAGCGGAAACAGTCAAGAAAACAGCCTTCAAGATTACTCGTATCGGTCAATTGGTTGGGCAAATGGCGAGTGAACGCCTTGGTGTTGACTTTGGAATTGTCGACCTAAGTTTGGCACCTACTCCTGCGGTTGGTGATTCTGTGGCACGTGTCCTTGAGGAAATGGGTCTAGAAACAGTTGGAACACACGGGACAACTGCTGCACTGGCTCTCTTGAACGATCAGGTCAAGAAAGGTGGTGTTATGGCTTGTAACCAGGTCGGTGGCTTGTCAGGTGCTTTTATCCCTGTCTCTGAAGATGAGGGGATGATTGCCGCGGTGCAAAATGGCTCTCTGAATTTAGAAAAACTAGAAGCCATGACGGCTATCTGTTCTGTTGGACTGGATATGATTGCCATTCCAGAAGATACGCCTGCTGAAACCATTGCGGCTATGATTGCGGATGAGGCAGCAATTGGTGTCATTAACATGAAGACAACGGCCGTCCGTATTATTCCAAAGGGAAAAGAAGGCGATATGATTGAGTTTGGTGGCTTGCTAGGGACAGCTCCAGTTATGAAGGTTAACGGGGCTTCGTCTGTTGATTTCATCTCTCGCGGTGGGCAAATCCCAGCTCCAATCCATAGTTTTAAAAATTAA
- the glmS gene encoding glutamine--fructose-6-phosphate transaminase (isomerizing) has protein sequence MCGIVGVVGNTNATDILIQGLEKLEYRGYDSAGIFVLGGAENHLVKAVGRIAELSAKTTGVEGTTGIGHTRWATHGKPTEDNAHPHRSETGRFVLVHNGVIENYLEIKEEYLAGHHFKGQTDTEIAVHLIGKFAEEDGLSVLEAFKKALHIIRGSYAFALIDSENPDVIYVAKNKSPLLIGLGEGYNMVCSDAMAMIRETNQYMEIHDQELVIVKADSVEVQDYDGNSRERASYTAELDLSDIGKGTYPYYMLKEIDEQPTVMRKLIQAYTDEAGQVVVDPSIIKAVQEADRIYILAAGTSYHAGFASKKMLEELTDTPVELGISSEWGYGMPLLSKKPLFIFISQSGETADSRQVLVKANEMGIPSLTVTNVPGSTLSREANHTMLLHAGPEIAVASTKAYTAQIAALAFLAKAVGEANGNAKAQAFDLVHELSIVAQSIESTLSEKELIDSKVRELLETTRNAFYIGRGQDYYVAMEASLKLKEISYIQCEGFAAGELKHGTIALIEEGTPVLALLSDPVLANHTRGNIQEVAARGAKVLTIAEENVAKETDDIVLTTVHPYLSPISMVVPTQLVAYFATLHRGLDVDKPRNLAKSVTVE, from the coding sequence ATGTGTGGAATTGTCGGTGTTGTTGGAAACACAAATGCAACTGATATTTTGATTCAAGGACTTGAGAAACTCGAATACCGTGGCTATGATTCTGCGGGGATTTTTGTCCTAGGTGGTGCTGAAAATCACCTAGTCAAGGCTGTTGGCCGAATTGCAGAATTGTCTGCTAAAACTACTGGCGTTGAGGGAACAACTGGTATCGGGCATACTCGTTGGGCAACTCATGGGAAACCAACGGAAGACAATGCTCACCCACACCGCTCTGAGACAGGACGTTTTGTCTTGGTGCACAATGGGGTGATTGAAAACTACCTTGAAATCAAGGAAGAATACCTTGCAGGTCACCACTTCAAGGGGCAAACAGATACGGAAATCGCAGTGCACTTGATTGGAAAATTTGCGGAAGAAGATGGTCTTTCAGTTCTTGAAGCCTTCAAAAAAGCTCTTCACATCATCCGTGGTTCTTATGCTTTTGCCTTGATTGACTCTGAAAATCCAGATGTCATCTATGTGGCGAAAAATAAATCACCACTTTTGATTGGTCTTGGGGAAGGCTATAACATGGTCTGCTCAGATGCCATGGCTATGATTCGTGAAACCAACCAATACATGGAAATCCATGACCAAGAGTTGGTTATCGTGAAAGCTGATAGCGTTGAAGTTCAAGATTATGATGGCAACAGTCGTGAGCGCGCTAGCTACACTGCGGAACTTGACTTGTCTGATATCGGTAAGGGAACTTATCCTTACTACATGCTCAAGGAAATCGATGAGCAACCGACAGTTATGCGTAAGTTGATCCAAGCTTACACAGATGAGGCTGGTCAAGTAGTCGTAGACCCGTCTATCATCAAGGCTGTTCAAGAGGCAGACCGTATCTACATCCTTGCAGCTGGGACATCTTACCACGCAGGATTTGCTTCTAAAAAGATGCTAGAAGAATTGACAGATACACCAGTTGAACTTGGTATCTCATCTGAGTGGGGCTATGGGATGCCACTTCTCAGCAAGAAACCACTCTTTATCTTTATCAGCCAGTCTGGTGAAACAGCTGACAGCCGTCAAGTTTTGGTTAAAGCTAATGAAATGGGCATTCCAAGCTTGACAGTGACAAACGTGCCAGGTTCAACTCTTTCTCGTGAAGCCAACCATACTATGCTTCTTCACGCGGGTCCTGAAATTGCCGTGGCATCAACCAAGGCCTACACAGCACAAATCGCAGCTCTTGCCTTCCTTGCAAAAGCTGTCGGAGAAGCAAATGGCAATGCCAAAGCCCAAGCCTTTGACCTGGTTCATGAGTTGTCAATCGTAGCTCAGTCTATCGAATCAACTCTTTCAGAAAAAGAATTAATTGATAGTAAGGTTCGTGAGCTTCTTGAAACAACTCGCAATGCCTTTTACATCGGACGTGGTCAGGACTACTATGTTGCCATGGAAGCCAGTCTCAAACTCAAAGAGATTTCTTACATTCAATGTGAAGGTTTTGCGGCAGGAGAACTCAAGCATGGAACCATTGCTTTGATTGAAGAAGGAACGCCTGTTTTGGCCCTCTTATCAGATCCAGTCCTTGCCAACCATACTCGTGGAAATATCCAAGAGGTCGCAGCACGTGGTGCCAAAGTGCTTACAATCGCAGAAGAAAATGTTGCTAAAGAGACAGACGATATCGTCCTTACGACCGTACACCCTTACCTCTCACCAATCTCAATGGTGGTACCAACGCAATTGGTCGCTTACTTTGCAACACTTCACCGTGGCCTTGATGTGGACAAACCACGTAATCTTGCTAAGTCAGTAACTGTGGAATAA
- a CDS encoding GNAT family N-acetyltransferase, with protein sequence MITVRKQELVNINDVLHLYQAVGWTNYTHQPQMLEKALSHSLAIYLALDGNAVVGLVRLVGDGFSSIFVQDLIVLPTYQHQGIGSALMKEALADYKDAYQVQLVTEQTEKTLGFYRSLGFETLSTYDCTGMIWVNRKK encoded by the coding sequence ATGATTACCGTTAGAAAGCAAGAATTAGTAAATATAAATGATGTTTTGCATCTCTATCAGGCAGTCGGTTGGACAAATTATACCCATCAACCTCAGATGCTGGAGAAGGCCTTGTCTCACTCATTAGCGATTTATCTGGCACTTGATGGCAATGCCGTGGTGGGCTTGGTTCGTTTGGTCGGAGATGGTTTTTCGTCGATTTTTGTTCAGGATTTGATCGTTTTGCCTACTTATCAGCACCAAGGAATTGGCAGTGCCTTGATGAAAGAGGCTTTAGCTGATTACAAAGATGCCTATCAAGTCCAACTAGTGACCGAACAGACAGAAAAAACCTTGGGATTCTATCGTTCTCTGGGTTTTGAAACCTTATCTACTTATGATTGCACAGGAATGATTTGGGTTAATCGAAAAAAATAA
- a CDS encoding EamA family transporter: protein MWIFFALLSAVFAALTSILAKIGIEGVPSNLATAIRTVVVILMAWAMVFLTNSQTEIVNISRKSWFFLILSGLATGASWLCYYKALQMGNATEVSAVDKFSLVITLVLAFFLLQDVLTFKTIIGCILITIGTLVMIL, encoded by the coding sequence ATGTGGATTTTCTTCGCACTTTTATCTGCTGTCTTTGCAGCCTTAACTTCTATTTTAGCCAAAATTGGGATTGAGGGAGTTCCGTCCAATCTAGCAACAGCTATTCGTACGGTCGTCGTCATCCTTATGGCTTGGGCTATGGTTTTCCTGACCAATAGTCAGACTGAAATTGTCAACATCAGTAGAAAAAGTTGGTTCTTTCTCATCCTATCTGGTTTGGCAACAGGTGCCTCCTGGCTCTGCTACTACAAGGCCTTGCAGATGGGTAATGCAACTGAGGTATCTGCTGTCGATAAGTTTAGTCTCGTCATTACACTCGTTTTAGCCTTTTTCTTGCTACAGGATGTCCTGACGTTTAAAACAATCATTGGCTGTATTCTGATTACGATTGGGACCTTGGTGATGATTTTGTAA
- the ruvB gene encoding Holliday junction branch migration DNA helicase RuvB gives MSRILDNEIMGDEELVERTLRPQYLREYIGQDKVKDQLQIFIEAAKMRDEALDHVLLFGPPGLGKTTMAFVIANELGVNLKQTSGPVIEKAGDLVAILNDLEPGDVLFIDEIHRLPMSVEEVLYSAMEDFYIDIMIGAGEGSRSVHLDLPPFTLIGATTRAGMLSNPLRARFGITGHMEYYAHADLTEIVERTADIFEMEITHEAAAELALRSRGTPRIANRLLKRVRDFAQIMGDGLIDDVITDKALTMLDVDHEGLDYVDQKILRTMIEMYGGGPVGLGTLSVNIAEERETVEDMYEPYLIQKGFIMRTRSGRVATTKAYEHLGYEYNEK, from the coding sequence ATGAGTAGAATTTTAGATAATGAGATAATGGGGGATGAGGAGTTAGTTGAACGTACGCTCCGTCCTCAATACTTACGTGAATATATCGGGCAGGATAAGGTTAAGGACCAGCTCCAAATCTTTATCGAGGCTGCCAAAATGCGTGATGAGGCGCTGGACCATGTTCTTTTGTTTGGCCCTCCAGGACTTGGGAAAACAACCATGGCTTTTGTCATTGCCAATGAACTAGGAGTCAATCTCAAGCAAACTTCTGGCCCTGTCATTGAAAAAGCAGGTGACTTGGTAGCGATTTTGAATGACTTGGAGCCTGGGGACGTCCTTTTTATTGACGAGATTCATCGCTTGCCCATGTCGGTGGAAGAGGTGCTTTATAGTGCCATGGAGGACTTCTACATTGATATCATGATCGGGGCTGGTGAAGGCAGTCGCAGTGTCCATCTGGACTTGCCGCCTTTTACCTTGATTGGTGCGACGACCCGTGCGGGCATGCTTTCTAATCCTCTGAGAGCGCGTTTCGGGATTACAGGTCATATGGAATACTATGCCCACGCTGACTTGACGGAAATTGTCGAGCGGACGGCAGATATTTTTGAGATGGAAATCACTCATGAAGCAGCTGCTGAGCTGGCCTTGCGCAGTCGAGGAACTCCTCGTATCGCCAATCGTCTCCTCAAGCGCGTGCGCGACTTTGCCCAGATTATGGGGGATGGCTTAATTGATGATGTCATTACTGATAAGGCCTTGACCATGCTGGATGTAGACCATGAAGGGTTAGACTATGTGGACCAAAAAATCCTTCGTACTATGATTGAGATGTACGGTGGTGGTCCTGTCGGTCTAGGAACTCTTTCTGTTAATATTGCCGAGGAGCGTGAGACGGTGGAGGACATGTACGAGCCCTACCTCATCCAAAAAGGTTTTATCATGCGGACACGGTCTGGACGGGTTGCAACGACTAAGGCCTACGAGCATTTGGGCTATGAGTACAATGAAAAATGA
- a CDS encoding nucleotidyltransferase family protein: MSTMKNEQEILDSVRENPDMMAILTIIRNLGLQDSWLAAGSVRNFIWNLLSDKSAFDCETDVDVIFFDPAISYEDTLGIESKLKEDFPQYQWELKNQIYMHLHSPHTAPYTSSRDAMSKYPERCTAVGLRLNEDSTLDLFAPYGLEDILNFQVSPTPHFLDNEDRMKLYQERLSKKNWQEKWKNLTFSNL, encoded by the coding sequence ATGAGTACAATGAAAAATGAGCAAGAAATCCTAGATAGTGTTAGAGAAAATCCTGATATGATGGCTATTCTGACTATCATCCGTAACCTTGGTCTGCAAGACTCGTGGTTGGCGGCGGGCTCTGTCAGAAATTTTATCTGGAATCTCTTGTCAGACAAATCAGCTTTTGACTGTGAAACAGATGTAGATGTGATTTTCTTTGATCCAGCTATCTCTTACGAAGATACGTTGGGCATAGAGAGCAAGCTGAAAGAGGATTTCCCCCAGTATCAGTGGGAGTTGAAAAATCAGATCTATATGCATCTGCACAGTCCCCACACTGCGCCCTACACAAGTTCTCGTGATGCTATGAGTAAGTATCCAGAACGCTGCACGGCGGTAGGCCTTCGCTTGAATGAAGATTCTACTTTAGACCTCTTTGCCCCCTATGGACTCGAGGATATTTTGAACTTTCAAGTTTCCCCGACTCCTCATTTCCTAGATAATGAAGACCGAATGAAGCTCTATCAAGAGCGCTTGTCCAAGAAAAATTGGCAAGAAAAATGGAAAAACCTCACTTTCTCAAATCTTTGA
- a CDS encoding sugar transferase, with the protein MKVHFTNLFGQASTSVALMAQNNVMKIVRDFGVNELGIYFYDASHEPWEELNSRMDGIVAGVSYGDVVFFQSPSWNSVEWDNHLVEKLKLSHVKMVMFIHDVQPLMFESNYYLMKAHIDMYNKCDVVVVPSEQMYQKLVSEGLTVKNYVVQKLWDLPHGLELYTPKFEKKLIFSGDPSRFPHIVDWKHSTPLHVYATRAEGVDYSKVHLEGWRTQQELLLELSKGGGFGLVWGNSENPAEERDYYKENVSYKLTTYLAAGIPVVVPDYLSNADYIREKGLGFVVSSLEEASRMVQECTAEEYDQMVTRAKYTAYLIKNGYFTKKLFIDSMMLLD; encoded by the coding sequence ATGAAAGTACATTTCACAAATTTATTTGGGCAAGCATCAACGAGTGTTGCCTTGATGGCGCAGAACAATGTCATGAAAATTGTTCGAGACTTTGGAGTTAACGAACTGGGGATATATTTTTATGATGCAAGCCATGAACCGTGGGAAGAACTGAACTCGCGGATGGATGGAATTGTCGCGGGGGTATCTTATGGAGATGTCGTTTTTTTCCAATCTCCTTCATGGAATAGTGTTGAATGGGACAATCACTTGGTAGAAAAGTTAAAGCTTTCTCATGTAAAAATGGTGATGTTTATCCATGATGTTCAGCCACTAATGTTTGAGAGCAATTATTATCTTATGAAGGCCCACATTGACATGTACAACAAGTGTGATGTGGTGGTAGTACCATCCGAACAAATGTACCAGAAACTCGTTTCAGAAGGATTAACCGTCAAGAACTACGTTGTTCAAAAACTTTGGGATCTTCCTCATGGTTTGGAACTCTATACTCCAAAATTTGAGAAAAAATTAATCTTCTCAGGAGACCCATCTCGTTTTCCACATATTGTTGACTGGAAACACAGTACCCCCCTTCATGTTTATGCTACGAGAGCAGAGGGAGTAGATTATTCCAAAGTTCATCTTGAAGGTTGGCGAACTCAGCAGGAATTATTGTTGGAGTTGTCTAAAGGAGGAGGATTTGGTCTAGTATGGGGAAATTCCGAAAATCCTGCGGAAGAGCGTGACTACTACAAAGAAAATGTTTCTTATAAGTTGACAACTTATCTGGCCGCGGGTATTCCGGTGGTTGTGCCAGACTATCTTTCTAATGCGGACTATATCCGTGAGAAAGGTTTGGGCTTTGTTGTGTCCAGTTTGGAAGAAGCTAGCCGCATGGTTCAGGAATGTACGGCAGAAGAGTATGATCAAATGGTCACAAGAGCAAAATATACAGCTTACTTAATAAAAAATGGTTATTTCACAAAGAAATTGTTTATTGATTCCATGATGCTCTTAGATTAG
- a CDS encoding histidine phosphatase family protein, whose amino-acid sequence MSKVRLYLVRHGKTMFNTIGRAQGWSDTPLTAEGELGIHELGIGLRESGLQFDRAYSSDSGRTIQTMGIILEELGLQGKIPYRMDKRIREWCFGSFDGAYDGDLFMGLIPRIFNVDHVHQLSYAELAEGLVEVDTAGWAEGWEKLSSRIKEGFEAIAKEMEEQGGGNALVVSHGMTIGTMVYLINGMHPHGLDNGSVTILEYENGQFTVQVVGDRSYRELGREKMEETNS is encoded by the coding sequence ATGTCTAAAGTAAGATTGTACTTGGTTCGTCATGGAAAAACGATGTTTAACACGATTGGACGTGCGCAAGGATGGAGTGATACACCTCTAACAGCAGAAGGTGAGTTGGGAATTCATGAGTTAGGAATTGGCTTGAGAGAGTCTGGTTTGCAGTTTGACCGAGCTTATTCTAGCGATTCAGGGCGCACTATTCAAACCATGGGAATTATCCTGGAAGAACTTGGCTTGCAGGGGAAAATTCCTTATCGAATGGATAAGCGAATCCGTGAGTGGTGTTTTGGTAGTTTTGATGGAGCCTATGATGGGGACCTCTTTATGGGGTTGATTCCGAGAATTTTCAATGTTGACCATGTTCATCAGTTGTCCTATGCAGAACTAGCAGAAGGTCTAGTTGAGGTTGATACAGCTGGCTGGGCGGAAGGTTGGGAAAAACTCAGTAGTCGAATCAAGGAAGGCTTTGAAGCGATTGCCAAAGAAATGGAAGAACAAGGTGGGGGCAATGCTCTCGTCGTAAGCCATGGAATGACCATTGGTACGATGGTTTACCTCATCAATGGCATGCACCCACATGGCTTGGATAATGGTAGCGTGACCATTCTTGAATATGAGAACGGCCAGTTTACGGTCCAAGTTGTCGGCGACCGTAGTTATCGGGAGCTGGGACGTGAGAAGATGGAAGAAACAAATAGTTAA
- a CDS encoding GNAT family N-acetyltransferase: protein MPVNEYGQMIGESMEGYTPGELPAIDFLEGRYARIEALSVEKHAEDLLAVYGPDTPREMWTYLFQEPMADMAGLVTVLNQMLARKDRFYYAIIDKATGKALGTFSLMRIDQNNRVIEVGAVTFSPALKGTRIGTEAQYLLARYVFEELNYRRYEWKCDALNLPSRRAAERLGFVYEGTFRQAVVYKGRTRDTDWLSMIDKDWPQVKARLEAWLAPKNFDKNGRQYKSLREI, encoded by the coding sequence ATGCCAGTAAACGAATATGGTCAGATGATTGGTGAGTCAATGGAAGGTTATACACCAGGTGAATTGCCTGCCATTGATTTCTTAGAAGGGCGCTACGCTCGGATAGAAGCTCTTTCAGTGGAAAAGCATGCGGAGGATTTGCTAGCTGTCTATGGTCCAGATACGCCTCGGGAGATGTGGACCTACCTCTTTCAGGAGCCGATGGCAGATATGGCGGGACTGGTCACCGTCTTAAATCAGATGTTGGCTCGTAAGGATCGTTTTTACTATGCGATTATAGACAAGGCAACTGGTAAGGCCTTGGGAACTTTTTCTCTCATGCGCATTGACCAGAATAACCGAGTAATAGAAGTGGGTGCCGTCACCTTTTCACCAGCACTTAAGGGGACGAGGATAGGAACAGAAGCCCAGTATCTCTTGGCTCGCTATGTTTTTGAGGAACTCAACTATCGTCGCTATGAGTGGAAATGCGACGCTCTAAATCTTCCATCAAGACGAGCTGCGGAACGTTTGGGCTTTGTCTATGAAGGAACCTTCCGTCAGGCAGTCGTTTATAAGGGGCGTACGAGGGATACGGATTGGCTCTCTATGATTGATAAGGACTGGCCTCAAGTCAAAGCTCGTTTGGAAGCATGGCTGGCTCCTAAAAATTTTGACAAGAATGGACGGCAGTACAAGAGTTTGAGAGAAATCTAA
- the leuS gene encoding leucine--tRNA ligase yields the protein MSFYNHKEIEPKWQKYWAQHHTFKTGTDASKPKFYALDMFPYPSGAGLHVGHPEGYTATDILSRYKRAQGYNVLHPMGWDAFGLPAEQYAMDTGNDPAEFTAENIANFKRQINALGFSYDWDREVNTTDPNYYKWTQWIFTKLYEKGLAYEAEVPVNWVEELGTAIANEEVLPDGTSERGGYPVVRKPMRQWMLKITAYAERLLNDLDELDWPESIKDMQRNWIGKSTGANVTFKVKGTDKEFTVFTTRPDTLFGATFTVLAPEHELVDVITSPEQADAVADYKHQASLKSDLARTDLAKEKTGVWTGAYAINPVNGKEIPIWIADYVLASYGTGAVMAVPAHDQRDWEFAKQFDLPIVEVLEGGTVEEAAYTEDGLHVNSDFLDGLNKEDAIAKIVAWLEEKGCGQEKVTYRLRDWLFSRQRYWGEPIPIIHWEDGTSTAVPESDLPLVLPVTKDIRPSGTGESPLANLTDWLEVTREDGVKGRRETNTMPQWAGSSWYYLRYIDPHNTEKLADEDLLKQWLPVDIYVGGAEHAVLHLLYARFWHKFLYDLGVVPTKEPFQKLFNQGMILGTSYRDHRGALVATDKVEKRDGSFFHVETGEELEQAPAKMSKSLKNVVNPDDVVEQYGADTLRVYEMFMGPLDASIAWSEEGLEGSRKFLDRVYRLITSKEIVAENNGALDKVYNETVKSVTEQIESMKFNTAIAQLMVFVNAANKEDKLYVDYAKGFIQLIAPFAPHLAEELWQTVAATGESISYVAWPTWDESKLVEDEIEIVVQIKGKVRAKLMVAKDLSREELQEIALADEKVKAEIDGKEIVKVIAVPNKLVNIVVK from the coding sequence ATGAGTTTTTACAATCATAAGGAAATTGAGCCTAAGTGGCAAAAATACTGGGCTCAACATCACACATTTAAGACAGGAACAGATGCCTCAAAACCGAAGTTTTATGCTCTGGACATGTTCCCATATCCATCAGGAGCTGGATTGCACGTAGGACACCCAGAAGGTTACACAGCAACGGATATTCTCAGCCGTTACAAACGTGCGCAAGGCTACAATGTCCTTCACCCAATGGGTTGGGATGCCTTTGGATTGCCTGCAGAGCAATACGCTATGGATACGGGGAATGACCCAGCAGAATTTACAGCGGAAAACATTGCCAACTTCAAACGTCAAATCAATGCGCTTGGATTCTCTTACGACTGGGATCGTGAAGTCAACACAACAGATCCAAACTATTACAAGTGGACTCAGTGGATCTTCACCAAGCTCTACGAAAAAGGCTTGGCCTATGAAGCAGAAGTGCCAGTAAACTGGGTTGAGGAACTAGGAACAGCCATTGCTAACGAAGAAGTCCTTCCAGATGGGACATCTGAGCGTGGTGGCTATCCCGTTGTCCGCAAACCGATGCGCCAATGGATGCTTAAAATCACTGCTTATGCGGAGCGTCTGCTTAATGATTTGGACGAGTTGGATTGGCCAGAGTCTATCAAGGACATGCAACGCAACTGGATTGGGAAATCAACTGGTGCCAATGTAACCTTCAAAGTGAAAGGAACAGACAAGGAATTCACCGTCTTTACCACTCGTCCTGACACTCTTTTCGGTGCGACTTTCACTGTCTTAGCTCCTGAGCATGAACTGGTAGATGTCATCACAAGCCCAGAGCAAGCTGATGCAGTTGCGGACTATAAACACCAAGCTAGCCTCAAGTCAGACTTGGCTCGTACTGACCTTGCCAAGGAAAAAACTGGTGTTTGGACTGGTGCTTATGCCATCAATCCTGTCAATGGCAAGGAAATCCCAATCTGGATTGCAGACTATGTTCTTGCTAGCTATGGGACAGGTGCTGTTATGGCTGTGCCTGCCCATGACCAACGTGACTGGGAATTTGCTAAACAATTTGACCTTCCAATCGTAGAAGTGCTTGAAGGTGGAACCGTTGAAGAAGCTGCTTACACAGAAGATGGGCTTCACGTCAATTCAGACTTCCTAGATGGATTGAATAAAGAAGACGCTATTGCTAAGATTGTGGCTTGGTTGGAAGAAAAAGGCTGCGGTCAAGAAAAAGTCACCTACCGTCTCCGCGACTGGCTCTTTAGCCGTCAGCGCTACTGGGGTGAGCCAATTCCAATTATTCATTGGGAAGATGGGACTTCAACAGCTGTCCCTGAAAGTGACTTGCCACTTGTCTTGCCAGTAACCAAGGATATCCGCCCTTCAGGTACAGGGGAGAGTCCATTGGCTAACTTGACTGACTGGTTGGAAGTGACGCGTGAAGATGGCGTCAAAGGTCGTCGTGAAACAAACACTATGCCACAATGGGCAGGTTCAAGCTGGTACTACCTCCGCTATATCGACCCACATAACACAGAAAAATTGGCCGATGAGGATCTCCTCAAACAATGGTTACCAGTAGATATCTACGTGGGTGGGGCAGAGCATGCTGTACTTCACTTGCTTTATGCTCGTTTCTGGCACAAATTCCTCTATGATCTCGGTGTTGTTCCAACCAAAGAGCCATTCCAAAAACTCTTTAATCAAGGGATGATTTTGGGAACAAGCTACCGTGACCACCGTGGGGCTCTTGTGGCGACTGACAAGGTTGAAAAACGTGACGGATCTTTCTTCCATGTGGAAACAGGGGAAGAGTTGGAGCAAGCGCCAGCTAAGATGTCTAAATCGCTCAAGAACGTTGTCAACCCAGACGATGTGGTGGAACAATACGGTGCCGATACCCTTCGTGTCTATGAAATGTTCATGGGACCGCTTGACGCTTCGATTGCTTGGTCAGAAGAAGGTCTGGAAGGAAGCCGTAAGTTCCTTGACCGTGTTTACCGTTTGATTACAAGTAAAGAAATTGTTGCGGAAAATAATGGCGCTCTCGACAAGGTTTACAATGAAACGGTCAAATCTGTCACTGAGCAAATCGAATCCATGAAATTCAACACAGCCATTGCCCAACTTATGGTCTTTGTCAACGCTGCTAACAAGGAAGATAAGCTTTATGTAGACTACGCCAAAGGCTTTATCCAATTGATTGCCCCATTTGCACCTCACTTGGCAGAAGAACTCTGGCAAACAGTTGCTGCAACAGGTGAGTCCATCTCTTACGTAGCTTGGCCAACATGGGACGAAAGCAAATTGGTTGAAGACGAAATCGAAATCGTCGTCCAAATCAAAGGTAAAGTTCGTGCCAAACTCATGGTCGCTAAAGACCTGTCACGTGAAGAATTGCAAGAAATTGCTCTCGCTGACGAAAAAGTCAAAGCGGAGATTGATGGCAAGGAAATCGTGAAGGTGATTGCAGTACCTAATAAATTGGTTAATATCGTCGTTAAATAA